The proteins below are encoded in one region of Deltaproteobacteria bacterium:
- a CDS encoding PIN domain-containing protein, translating into MIFVDTGAWFAVAVRNDPDHGEAMHWLRINHTPLVTTDYILAETATLLRMRDKTIRGHRLASRVASSLLRGEAALLEKVTEEDLERALAVFRTYRDHLFSFVDCTSFVVMERLGVHSAFAFDRHFAEYPGIVRVPR; encoded by the coding sequence GTGATTTTTGTCGATACGGGTGCTTGGTTTGCCGTCGCCGTGCGCAACGATCCAGATCATGGAGAGGCAATGCACTGGCTGCGCATTAACCATACTCCTCTTGTCACCACTGACTATATTCTAGCCGAGACTGCTACGTTGCTACGGATGCGTGACAAAACGATTCGGGGCCATCGCTTAGCCAGTCGCGTTGCGAGCAGTTTGCTTCGTGGGGAAGCGGCTCTCCTGGAGAAAGTCACCGAAGAGGACCTGGAACGGGCGCTCGCCGTCTTCCGGACGTATCGAGATCACTTGTTCAGTTTTGTAGATTGCACCAGTTTCGTGGTCATGGAACGATTAGGCGTGCACTCGGCTTTTGCGTTTGATCGTCACTTTGCGGAGTATCCCGGGATCGTGCGAGTGCCTCGCTGA
- a CDS encoding alpha/beta hydrolase produces MALARIPRYSAAGMSLIGFEKLPEGASYENVPLMAEDRGESKGVLYTKGGEKTVVCLMHPRADMTRHYAIPYLLEAGYAAFGQEGRWPSNDIACIHEMLLPDIAAGIKFLKEQRGFQHIVFIGNSGGGSLYTFYQAQAATNPPGRLSDTPAGDPYDLNRFTLPPGDGMIIIAAHLGEGKFLQKTVDPSVTDENDPLSYDPSLDMYNPANGFQTPPTPSTYSQEFVQRYRAAQTARVARIDAIARRHIEEQRYYQELLRQPEFDSLSAERQTFIGRRALVGRYMEIHRTEANLTYADRSLSPSLRDYGSLWSPRPDLFNYLEHGFGKYQTPRAWLSNWSGLSSRASVLDNMPKVTVPTLVINYTGDHAIYPEESEAIYQRSPVVDKQFAQVNADHFGYPLPSKPNQGGRAASLNVITQWLRERFPAR; encoded by the coding sequence ATGGCCTTAGCACGTATTCCACGGTACTCAGCCGCCGGCATGAGCTTGATCGGCTTCGAGAAGCTGCCGGAGGGCGCTTCGTACGAAAACGTTCCGCTGATGGCGGAAGATCGCGGTGAATCCAAAGGGGTGTTGTACACCAAAGGCGGAGAGAAAACCGTCGTCTGCCTCATGCATCCACGGGCGGATATGACGCGGCATTACGCCATTCCCTATTTGTTGGAAGCCGGCTACGCCGCGTTCGGTCAAGAGGGCAGGTGGCCAAGCAACGACATTGCCTGCATTCACGAAATGCTGCTGCCCGACATTGCTGCGGGGATCAAGTTTCTGAAAGAGCAGCGCGGCTTCCAGCACATAGTCTTCATCGGCAACAGCGGTGGCGGGTCACTTTATACCTTCTATCAAGCGCAGGCGGCGACCAATCCTCCTGGCCGCCTCAGCGATACCCCGGCGGGCGATCCGTACGATCTCAACCGTTTCACGCTCCCGCCAGGGGACGGCATGATTATCATTGCCGCTCATTTGGGAGAAGGGAAATTTTTGCAGAAGACGGTTGACCCTTCGGTGACTGACGAGAACGATCCGCTCTCCTACGATCCTTCTCTGGATATGTATAATCCGGCCAACGGTTTCCAAACGCCGCCGACACCAAGTACGTACAGTCAAGAATTCGTGCAGCGTTATCGTGCGGCGCAGACCGCCCGCGTGGCGCGCATCGATGCCATCGCTCGCCGTCACATTGAAGAACAGCGCTATTATCAAGAATTGCTCCGTCAACCGGAGTTCGACTCGCTCTCGGCGGAACGGCAGACCTTTATCGGTCGCCGGGCGTTGGTGGGACGCTACATGGAAATTCATCGCACCGAGGCGAATTTGACCTACGCCGATCGATCGCTCTCGCCCTCGTTGCGTGACTACGGTTCGCTGTGGTCTCCTCGTCCAGATTTGTTCAACTACCTGGAGCATGGGTTTGGCAAATATCAGACGCCGCGCGCGTGGTTGAGCAACTGGTCCGGGCTCTCGTCCCGCGCCTCGGTGTTGGACAACATGCCGAAAGTGACGGTTCCCACCCTGGTGATCAATTACACTGGCGATCATGCGATTTACCCGGAAGAGTCCGAGGCCATCTACCAGCGGTCGCCGGTCGTGGACAAACAGTTTGCCCAAGTTAATGCCGATCATTTTGGCTATCCATTGCCGTCGAAACCGAATCAGGGCGGTCGAGCCGCATCGCTAAACGTGATTACCCAGTGGCTGCGTGAGCGGTTTCCGGCAAGATAG